In a single window of the Spartobacteria bacterium genome:
- a CDS encoding ATP-binding cassette domain-containing protein, translating into MIATSNISMRFGKTALFEDVSVKFVPGNRYGLIGANGSGKSTFMKILTGQLDQTGGEVSIGHDCTLGYLRQDHSAFDEKTIVDTVYMGNSVLWRLHCERELLYSKEHLTDEEADRCGHVEDEFGAAGGYTMESEAATLLIGLGFSEDLFDQKMTVLQGGFKLRVLLAQVLFGQPDILLLDEPTNHLDMESIEWLVELLKRYKGTLITISHDRFFLNQVCTHIADLDFHEIRLFTGNYDDFTITSLEMRELQEKQNKKVEKQASELKLFISRFSSNASKAKQATSRKKTLDKLQLNEFKPSSRVSPFIRFVPKNRLGDQVIQCKSISKAYDQPIVSKFSCTIGPQERIAIIGKNGIGKTTLLNMLCGQLKSDAGKVKLGETVQISLFPQDASHLLDSEAMAIDWLSSYTDGTLTEGELRSFMGRMLFRGDDCWKKVEVLSGGEKARLILSKMTMEGGNVLALDEPTNHLDLESIEALNYGLSLFPNTLLIVSHDHRFVATLATRIIEITEHGIVDYPGTLDEYEAFKKSQKN; encoded by the coding sequence ATGATTGCAACATCCAATATTTCCATGCGGTTTGGAAAAACAGCTCTTTTTGAAGACGTGTCGGTGAAATTTGTTCCCGGCAATCGTTACGGGCTTATAGGTGCCAATGGTTCCGGTAAGTCTACATTTATGAAAATTTTAACAGGGCAGTTGGATCAGACTGGCGGCGAGGTCTCGATCGGGCATGATTGTACGTTGGGTTATTTACGTCAGGATCATTCAGCATTTGATGAAAAGACTATCGTCGATACTGTTTACATGGGAAATTCAGTGCTCTGGCGGTTACACTGCGAGCGTGAACTGCTGTATTCCAAGGAGCACCTTACTGATGAGGAGGCTGATCGCTGCGGCCATGTTGAGGATGAATTTGGAGCCGCAGGCGGGTATACGATGGAGTCGGAAGCGGCCACACTGCTTATTGGACTCGGTTTTTCAGAGGATTTGTTTGATCAAAAAATGACGGTGCTGCAGGGTGGCTTCAAGTTGCGTGTGCTGCTGGCTCAGGTTCTTTTCGGTCAGCCCGATATTCTACTGCTTGATGAGCCGACCAATCATCTGGATATGGAATCCATCGAATGGCTGGTCGAATTGCTCAAGCGCTATAAAGGCACACTCATAACGATTTCTCATGATCGTTTTTTCCTCAATCAAGTCTGTACCCACATTGCTGATCTTGATTTTCATGAAATTCGTCTGTTCACCGGAAATTACGACGATTTCACCATTACAAGTCTTGAAATGCGGGAGTTACAGGAAAAACAGAACAAAAAAGTAGAAAAGCAGGCAAGTGAGCTGAAGTTGTTCATTTCACGATTCAGTTCCAATGCCTCTAAAGCCAAGCAGGCCACATCGCGTAAAAAAACGCTGGATAAACTGCAGCTAAATGAATTTAAACCCAGCAGTCGTGTTTCGCCCTTTATCCGATTTGTTCCCAAGAACCGCCTTGGCGACCAAGTGATACAGTGCAAGTCGATTTCCAAGGCCTATGATCAGCCGATTGTCAGTAAGTTTTCCTGCACGATTGGTCCGCAGGAGCGAATCGCAATCATAGGAAAGAACGGAATCGGAAAAACTACATTATTGAATATGCTCTGCGGTCAGCTCAAGAGCGATGCCGGCAAGGTGAAACTTGGCGAAACCGTTCAAATCAGTCTGTTTCCACAGGATGCATCCCATCTGCTGGATTCCGAAGCCATGGCCATTGACTGGCTCTCAAGCTATACTGATGGAACCCTTACAGAAGGGGAACTGCGTTCCTTTATGGGGCGGATGCTGTTTCGGGGTGATGACTGCTGGAAAAAGGTTGAGGTGCTAAGCGGCGGCGAGAAAGCCCGTCTGATCCTTTCTAAAATGACGATGGAAGGCGGCAATGTGCTGGCGCTGGACGAACCGACCAATCATTTGGACCTGGAATCCATTGAAGCCTTGAATTATGGACTTTCATTGTTTCCCAATACGCTTCTGATCGTTTCTCATGACCATCGGTTTGTTGCGACGCTGGCCACGAGGATCATCGAAATCACTGAGCATGGCATTGTGGATTATCCGGGCACATTGGACGAATACGAAGCCTTCAAAAAAAGCCAGAAAAACTAG
- a CDS encoding transposase, protein MRRRRIKRDELAYYHCMTRVVGRQMLLGEAEKEHMLSLIRRVEGFTGVKVLTYALMTNHIHLLLQEPDRETAVDDAELMVRMRALYSVEEMAEIEMRWADWLDLGNMVAVEDDKKRYRLRMHDISEFMKTLKHRFSFWYNRLHHRKGTLWEERFKSVLVQGGEALCMVAAYIEMNPVRAGMVSDPADYRFCGFGDAVGGSQTARAGMIEVMVQKGVAFGVDVCRDEAGMLANYYEAILLYRQSKAGVFPAPQLLKRCRYFSDGQVVGNKDFVEAFFAKHRDYFGPRRRAGGRKVKGGWFALYAIRDVGRGLSTG, encoded by the coding sequence ATGAGACGGCGAAGAATTAAACGGGATGAATTGGCTTACTATCACTGTATGACGCGGGTGGTGGGCCGGCAGATGTTGCTGGGGGAGGCGGAAAAAGAGCATATGCTTTCGCTGATTCGGCGGGTCGAGGGGTTTACGGGGGTCAAGGTTTTGACATATGCATTGATGACGAATCATATTCATTTGCTGTTGCAGGAGCCGGATCGGGAGACGGCGGTGGATGATGCGGAATTGATGGTGAGAATGCGGGCGTTGTATTCGGTGGAGGAAATGGCGGAGATTGAGATGCGCTGGGCGGATTGGCTGGATTTGGGGAACATGGTTGCCGTGGAGGATGATAAGAAGCGTTATCGTCTAAGGATGCACGATATTAGCGAATTTATGAAGACGCTGAAGCATCGTTTTTCCTTTTGGTACAATCGATTGCATCATCGCAAGGGAACATTGTGGGAGGAACGTTTTAAGAGTGTGCTGGTGCAAGGAGGCGAGGCGTTATGCATGGTCGCTGCCTATATTGAAATGAATCCGGTGCGGGCGGGCATGGTGTCGGATCCGGCGGATTACAGGTTCTGTGGGTTTGGAGATGCTGTTGGCGGTTCGCAGACGGCTCGTGCAGGTATGATCGAGGTTATGGTTCAGAAAGGGGTGGCCTTTGGGGTTGATGTCTGTCGTGATGAGGCTGGTATGCTGGCTAATTATTATGAGGCGATTCTGTTGTATCGTCAGTCGAAGGCGGGTGTATTTCCCGCGCCGCAGTTATTGAAGCGATGTCGGTATTTTTCAGATGGGCAGGTTGTGGGAAACAAAGATTTTGTAGAGGCTTTCTTTGCGAAGCATCGCGATTACTTCGGTCCCAGGCGGCGTGCAGGAGGCCGTAAGGTGAAGGGGGGGTGGTTTGCTCTTTATGCGATACGTGATGTTGGACGGGGGTTGTCAACGGGCTGA